One Osmerus mordax isolate fOsmMor3 chromosome 25, fOsmMor3.pri, whole genome shotgun sequence DNA window includes the following coding sequences:
- the irf1b gene encoding interferon regulatory factor 1b isoform X2: MFSIPWKHAARHGWEMEKDACLFKQWAIHTGKFRQDETEPDPKTWKANFRCAMNSLPDIEEVKDRSVNRGCGAVRVYRMLHFTAKTKDKKSKVKESKRRRKVKTEGMENSDSTSSEQTCSSPQKYEDRTTQESTVDSTDHLGLCDYMSESEVPDYATSIDVVCADSTSQRYAFQVSPDHSPVYDMDAEAIIEITQQLEQDHTQWPQGKGILTNDLCRSDSYPSPASQWSNNSGEELELRLYTELSPGLSTTDELVGYNDYWNCNTSYTQQISCLF, translated from the exons ATGTTCTCCATCCCTTGGAAACATGCCGCTCGCCACGGCTGGGAAATGGAAAAGGACGCCTGCCTGTTCAAACAGTGGGCAATCCACACTG GAAAATTCCGGCAAGACGAGACTGAGCCGGACCCTAAGACATGGAAGGCTAACTTCCGCTGTGCCATGAACTCTCTGCCTGACATCGAGGAGGTGAAGGACCGGAGCGTGAACCGGGGATGTGGCGCCGTGCGCGTCTACAGGATGCTGCACTTTACCGCCAAAACCAAAG ATAAGAAGTCTAAAGTGAAGGAgtcaaagaggaggagaaag GTCAAGACAGAGGGGATGGAGAACAGTGACAGCACCAGTTCGgagcagacctgcagcagcccCCAGAAGTATGAAGACAGGACGACGCAGGAGAGCACGGTGGATAGTACTGACCACCTGGGGCTGTGTGACTACATGAGCGAGTCCGAAGTACCAGACTACGCCACGTCCATCGATGTTGTGTGTGCTGACAGCACCAGCCAACGCTATGCCTTCCAGGTGTCACCTGACCATTCGCCAG tGTACGACATGGATGCTGAGGCCATTATTGAG ATCACACAACAATTGGAGCAAGATCACACACAGTGGCCACAAGGCAAGGGCATCCTGACCAATGACCTATGCCGGTCAGACTCGTACCCCAGTCCGGCCAGCCAGTGGAGTAACAATTCAG GAGAGGAGCTAGAACTGCGACTGTACACAGAACTCAGCCCAGGTCTCTCCACGACAGATGAGCTTGTAGGCTACAATGACTACTGGAACTGCAACACCAGCTACACCCAACAGATCTCCTGCCTCTTCtga
- the irf1b gene encoding interferon regulatory factor 1b isoform X3, whose protein sequence is MPVTRMRMRPWLESKIDSNSISGLAWVDKEKKMFSIPWKHAARHGWEMEKDACLFKQWAIHTGKFRQDETEPDPKTWKANFRCAMNSLPDIEEVKDRSVNRGCGAVRVYRMLHFTAKTKDKKSKVKESKRRRKVKTEGMENSDSTSSEQTCSSPQKYEDRTTQESTVDSTDHLGLCDYMSESEVPDYATSIDVVCADSTSQRYAFQVSPDHSPVYDMDAEAIIEERS, encoded by the exons ATGCCTGTAACCAGAATGAGGATGAGACCCTGGCTGGAGAGTAAGATTGACTCTAACTCCATCTCAGGGCTGGCGTGGGTGGACaag GAGAAGAAGATGTTCTCCATCCCTTGGAAACATGCCGCTCGCCACGGCTGGGAAATGGAAAAGGACGCCTGCCTGTTCAAACAGTGGGCAATCCACACTG GAAAATTCCGGCAAGACGAGACTGAGCCGGACCCTAAGACATGGAAGGCTAACTTCCGCTGTGCCATGAACTCTCTGCCTGACATCGAGGAGGTGAAGGACCGGAGCGTGAACCGGGGATGTGGCGCCGTGCGCGTCTACAGGATGCTGCACTTTACCGCCAAAACCAAAG ATAAGAAGTCTAAAGTGAAGGAgtcaaagaggaggagaaag GTCAAGACAGAGGGGATGGAGAACAGTGACAGCACCAGTTCGgagcagacctgcagcagcccCCAGAAGTATGAAGACAGGACGACGCAGGAGAGCACGGTGGATAGTACTGACCACCTGGGGCTGTGTGACTACATGAGCGAGTCCGAAGTACCAGACTACGCCACGTCCATCGATGTTGTGTGTGCTGACAGCACCAGCCAACGCTATGCCTTCCAGGTGTCACCTGACCATTCGCCAG tGTACGACATGGATGCTGAGGCCATTATTGAG GAGAGGAGCTAG
- the irf1b gene encoding interferon regulatory factor 1b isoform X1: MPVTRMRMRPWLESKIDSNSISGLAWVDKEKKMFSIPWKHAARHGWEMEKDACLFKQWAIHTGKFRQDETEPDPKTWKANFRCAMNSLPDIEEVKDRSVNRGCGAVRVYRMLHFTAKTKDKKSKVKESKRRRKVKTEGMENSDSTSSEQTCSSPQKYEDRTTQESTVDSTDHLGLCDYMSESEVPDYATSIDVVCADSTSQRYAFQVSPDHSPVYDMDAEAIIEITQQLEQDHTQWPQGKGILTNDLCRSDSYPSPASQWSNNSGEELELRLYTELSPGLSTTDELVGYNDYWNCNTSYTQQISCLF, from the exons ATGCCTGTAACCAGAATGAGGATGAGACCCTGGCTGGAGAGTAAGATTGACTCTAACTCCATCTCAGGGCTGGCGTGGGTGGACaag GAGAAGAAGATGTTCTCCATCCCTTGGAAACATGCCGCTCGCCACGGCTGGGAAATGGAAAAGGACGCCTGCCTGTTCAAACAGTGGGCAATCCACACTG GAAAATTCCGGCAAGACGAGACTGAGCCGGACCCTAAGACATGGAAGGCTAACTTCCGCTGTGCCATGAACTCTCTGCCTGACATCGAGGAGGTGAAGGACCGGAGCGTGAACCGGGGATGTGGCGCCGTGCGCGTCTACAGGATGCTGCACTTTACCGCCAAAACCAAAG ATAAGAAGTCTAAAGTGAAGGAgtcaaagaggaggagaaag GTCAAGACAGAGGGGATGGAGAACAGTGACAGCACCAGTTCGgagcagacctgcagcagcccCCAGAAGTATGAAGACAGGACGACGCAGGAGAGCACGGTGGATAGTACTGACCACCTGGGGCTGTGTGACTACATGAGCGAGTCCGAAGTACCAGACTACGCCACGTCCATCGATGTTGTGTGTGCTGACAGCACCAGCCAACGCTATGCCTTCCAGGTGTCACCTGACCATTCGCCAG tGTACGACATGGATGCTGAGGCCATTATTGAG ATCACACAACAATTGGAGCAAGATCACACACAGTGGCCACAAGGCAAGGGCATCCTGACCAATGACCTATGCCGGTCAGACTCGTACCCCAGTCCGGCCAGCCAGTGGAGTAACAATTCAG GAGAGGAGCTAGAACTGCGACTGTACACAGAACTCAGCCCAGGTCTCTCCACGACAGATGAGCTTGTAGGCTACAATGACTACTGGAACTGCAACACCAGCTACACCCAACAGATCTCCTGCCTCTTCtga